The DNA segment CCTCAAAGACCTCAATAATCTGCTGCCACAAGCTGAGGTCACTGTTGATATTTTTGATGGTATAAAACAAAGCAAACGACAAGCGGAATTGATGGAAAAATTTAAACTGGGTGTACAAAAAAATTACGACTGGTTTATAGATCACACCAAGAAATTTGAAAATGTCAGGCCCCTTCCTTATCATCCTAACCTGGGTCTGACAGAGGGAGAATATATAGAAATGCAGCGCGCGATGAAAGAAATGGAAAGCAGTTCCTCGGGAAGTGAAGTCGTTAGCATTCTAAACAACAACATCATCATCAGTTTTAAATCCAGAGGGAGACTGGCAATTCTGGACGCAGTAAGAATTGATTTAGAAAAGAACCTCGTTTTCATCGGTGATCATGAGCTGAATTTTACCGGAAAATCTGACATTACAAATGAATCAAACGGCTTAAGGAGCAAGTGGAAGGGTTATAACTGGGACCTGGAATTGCCTAAAAATATCAGCCCAGATCAGTTTAAAGATCTTGAAAATCTTAATGCTAAATTTTACAAACTGACCATAGGTCGTCTTGAAAAAAATGGAAAAACATTCTTGCAGATAAAAGGAAAAGAATTTGAAAAGGGAAAAGCAAAAGTATCCTTTGATATTCCCTTAGTCTTTTAAAAAATCCGGTTTATGAATTAAATGATTGCCTGAATTCAAGTGGTGAGATTTTCACCTTGGCCTTGAAGAGCCTGTTGAACGACTGAGGATGCTCAAATCCCAGTCCGTAGGCAATCTCAGCGACGCTAAGGTTACTTGTGCTTAGGATGTCCTTCGCTTTTTCGATCAGCTTATTGTGAACATGTTGCTGTGTTGTTTGTCCGGTTAAGGAGCGCAGCATATCATTCAAGTAACGGGGAGAGACTTTCAGGTGATTCGCGATCTCCAGAACGGTAGGCAGTCCAGTAACGAGCGCTTTATCGGATTTAAAAACACCCGACAAATAGGCTTCCATTTCGACGATCAGATCGTTGTGAACTACCTTTCTGGTAATAAACTGCCGTCCATAGAAACGATTGCTGTAATTGAGCAGCACCTCAATCTGCGAGATCAATACATCCTGGCTAAAATGATCGATATTGGTATCCAGTTCCATCCCAATGTTGTCAAAAACAGAAAAAATGATTTTCTTTTCCTTATCTGATAAATACAAAGCTTCAGCCACGGAATAGGCAAAAAAACCATACTTAGTCATCTGCTTTCCCAAAGGATAATTCCGGATAAAGTCCGGATGAAACAGCAAAGTATATCCGCTATAGTCTTTTTCTTCGGCAGCGGCGGCGATCAGTTGATTGGGTGCAGTAAACGACAGCCCGCCCTCCTCGAAATCATAGTGTCCCTGGCCATATCTGATCTGCCCTGCAAAATGCGCTTTAAAAGAGATCTTATAAAAGTTAAGCATATATCCCCGGCCCAGTTCCGAAGTATCGACTTTGATGTCCTTATAGTCCACAAGGGCTATTAAAGGATGCATTGGTTTGTCCAGCCCCAGCGCTTTAAGCAGCGCTGAGATACTTTGGAAGATCACTGGAGGAGTATTTCCCTTTGCTGAAGTCATCATGCTAAGTTAATAAATTATTTTTCTGCCGGATTTGATGATAGATGGGGTAAATATTCCAGGAAACGGTTCCCTGATCGATCACTTCATGCACCGGCGAATCTGCCAGCTCGCTCATTAAACGATGCATCGCATCCCTTCCATCCTGCTCAGAGTCCCAGATGAGTGCGTCAATTATTGTTCCGTCCAAGCGTTGCGCAATATGTCTGGACTGGAACCCGGGTTGCTTTTTCAGCCATGCGTCTACGTCTGCATTTGCGGTTATAAAGTCGGAATAGGTTTTCCCTTTTTCAAGTTTGAAGGTGGTAGTTTCCAGTCCTCCTGGTTTATTTATTGCAGTCATTTTCTAAGGTTATATTTTATGGTTAAGCTTGATAATATCTGGTAATTTCTTTACGGTGTGCTTCAAACCCCAGTTCCTTTCTTTTGGCCGACAAAGCAAGGGCATCCTTTCCCGCTGCATACTTCTGCTGGTCTTTCCCGTCAGTTGCTGCCTGATAGATCACCGCAGCGATTTCTTCAGGTTCCGAAAAATGGATCAAGCTGCCATCCTGAAAACCCAGCATCATCTTATTCCAAAGCGGTTCATAGGCCGGATGTTGTTCCAGCACCAATGCGCCACTGCCGAAGTTGGTTTTGATGCCTCCCGGGGCTACTGTTTTGAATTGAATACCGAAAGCACTCAAATCGTAGTTCATGGACTCAGACCAGCCTTCCAAAGCATACTTGGTAGCAGTATATACAGAAGCGAAAGGACTTGCAGCAATTGCCACTGCGGAGGTCACCGTAATAAATAGCCCTTTTCGTTGGTTTTCTCTGAAATATTTAACAAATGGATGAGCAACGCGCAATACGCCGGTGAGATTGGTGTCGATCTGCTTTCCGATCTGTTCGGCAGAATATGCTTCAAATGGTCCGGCAAGTCCATAACCAGCATTGTTCAACACCACATCAATGTCGGCTGAGCCAATGGCCATTGCCACTGTATTTTCTACCTGACCGGGTTTGGTCAGATCCATTTCCAGTAAGGTTATGTTGTCAAGCCCGGAGAGCTCTGTTTCTTTTTCCGGACTACGCATGGTCGCAATTACGTGCCATCCTTTTGCCTGAAATAATTTTGCTGTGGCTTTTCCTAATCCGGAAGATGCGCCTGTAATGAGTATAGTTTTCATTCTCCAAATGTAGATTCGTCTCTCGGGTCTTGTGTTGCCGTTTCCATCAATGTTGTAACCAAAAAAACATTCGTACGGTTTATTTGGATACAAATAAAACAGATCCGGTTTATCTGCGGTTAGCAAAACCAGGTATCTTGCCGCATAAATAACACTTAATAAGATAACGATGAGCGAATTGAATTTCAATGAAGTAATAGCCCGGTCGCAAAAGATCAGGGAACTTTATCGCAAACTAGAACTACAATACCATGGCAGCGAGTGGACCATTGAAGAAGATGCCTTAGCATTTCTAACCGATGCCGGCCTGGTTGGCCGGCTGACGATGTCGCAGCAAGGACGATGGCCTAAAGGCCCGGATACCGATGCTGAATTATCACATAAATTAGGAGAATGCATCTGGTGGCTGACCATTTTGGCAGATCGTATGGGAATGGATATCAATACTGCTCTTGACGGATTCCTCAGCAAAACGGAAAAGCTTTTAGAAAAATAAACTACGCCCTGCTTATCGACGTCAGGAGTTCCTGCTACTGGCTTCGATAAGCATTTGGCTGAACACCCCATTCTTTGTTTGGTTGATTACCCAGTTCCAATATTCCACCTTTTAAAACTTCTCTCTGCAAAATCCTGAAATCCGCTATCGGCTTCCCGCTTAACTTCGCAGATTGAATATATTTATTCTCTTTTGAGGCCTGCCTTGCTTCTATTGTAAATTTCGTACTGTGATCTCCCCGGAATAAAACCCTCAACTTTTCTTCTATATTTGTGTATATGCCTACAGAAGAAGAGTTTAAAGCTGACGCCATCATCATTGGTTCCGGATTGGCCGGACTGGTTGCCGCTATGGAAATTACCAATGCAGGAAAAAAAGTGTTATTACTGGATCAGGAAACTGAGCAAAACCTCGGCGGACAAGCATTCTGGTCATTTGGAGGTTTGTTTTTAATCAATTCTCCCCAGCAACGAAGAATGGGTATCAAAGATTCTTATGAACTGGCCTTACAGGATTGGATGGGTACAGCAGCTTTCGATCGTGAAGAAGATTATTGGCCAAGACAATGGGCCGAAGCTTACCTAAAATTTGCTGCAGGGGAAAAGTATGAATACATCTCTAAGATGGACATTAAACTAATGTTTATGGTGGGATGGGCAGAACGCGGAGACGGCGCAGCAAGTGGTCACGGCAATTCAGTTCCACGTTTTCATGTCAGCTGGGGCACAGGTACCGGCGTCATCAAACCATTTGTTGAAAAAGCTTACGAAGCAAGAGGTAAAGGCCTCCTTCAAATGAAATTCAGGCACCGGGTTACCGCTTTGATCAGCGTTGAGGGTACAATCGTTGGCACACAGGGTGATGTATTGGAAGATGATGATCAGGAACGGGGCTTTGCCACCAATAGAAATGTTGTTTCGCAATTTGAATATAAAGCAGATCACATTGTGATTGCAACCGGGGGAATTGGTGCCAATCATGAACTCGTGCGACAAAATTGGCCGGAAAGACTGGGCAAAGCCCCGGAAAATATGGTATGTGGCGTCCCGGCTTACGTAGATGGCAAAATGATCGGCATTGCCGAAAACGCAGGCGCGAGGATCATTAACCGCGACCGGATGTGGCATTATACTGAAGGGCTGCAAAACTGGAATCCGATCTGGCCAAATCATGGCATAAGGATACTTCCGGGCCCATCTTCCATCTGGCTTGATGCGAAGGGCAATCGCCTCCCCGCTCCTTTCCTACCGGGATTTGACACACTGGGAACACTGAAACATATCCAGGAAACAGGTTATGCCTACTCCTGGTTTATCCTGACACAAAAAATCATTAAAAAGGAATTTGCGCTTTCCGGATCAGAGCAAAACCCCGACATCACCAATAAAGACTACCTCCTTTTTCTGAAAAGAATTTTTGGTAAAAAAGCACCTGCTCCGGTAGAAGCGTTTAAGGAAAATGGTAAAGATTTTATCGTCTCAAATGATCTGAAAGACCTGGTGAAAAAGATGAACGAACTTTCGGGTGATTCGTTGCTCGATGAGCAAAAGATAAGATCACTCCTTGAAGCCAGAGACAGGGAACTGGATAATAAATTCTCCAAAGACACCCAGATTAATTATATCCGGAGCACCAGAAAATATTTAGGAGATAAACTGGGCCGCGTAGCCAAACCACATAAAATACTGGCAGCGGAAAACGGACCACTGATTGCTGTACGCCTCAATATCCTGACCCGTAAAACATTAGGTGGTATCGAGACGAATCTTAACGGACAGGTTTTAAAAACGGATAGCCGTGTTTTAGAGGGTTTGTATGCAGCAGGTGAAGTAGCTGGTTTTGGCGGTGGCGGTATGCATGGCTATCGCGCATTGGAAGGGACTTTTCTTGGAGGATGTATCTTCTCCGGAATGAAAATTGGGAAATATATTGCTGATCGATAAGTAAAAAATGTCTGTCTGAATACTATTTCTATTAGTTTTGTGCTGTGACTAAAATAAAGAGAGTAAGCCCGACAGACTTCCGAGGTCAGTATATGTCCGAAATGTCAACGGAGTTTGTGATTTTAAAAACACCAATCCAAATCCACGATATCGGAAAGACATCCGGGTTTATTAAAGTGCCCAGCCCTCTGCACAGGCCTGATTTTAATTTCATTGTTCACATTACCAGCGGAAGGGCAAAACAGCAGGTAGATGCCGATGTGCTGTCCATAAAGGAAAATGAAGTTTTGTTCATCAGGCAAGGTAATGTTACGGCTTTAAAAGAGGTGAGCGAAGATGCTACCGGACACATCATTCTATTTGAAGATCAGACACTCAATCAACTGTTGTCCAAACAGGAACTCATCAAACTTTTCTCCGCAAATACGGTCATTCATTTATCTAAGGAGAGCAGTGTATGGCTGACCCCTCTTTTTGAGCTCCTGAGCATCGAACTTTATAGCCCGGCCCCCAACCTTGGGATCTGCTATTCGCTTCTTCAGGCAGGATTGCAAAAGATCCTCACTTCAAATGCAGCACTAAATAAAGGGGTAAACCGAAATTCCGAAATTACCTTTAATTTTAAAGAGCTGGTATACAAACATCATGTAACACATAAAACGGTTTTATTCTATGCAGATGAGTTAGCGGTATCCGAGAACTACCTCCATCGATGTGTGAAAGAAACGACCGGCACAAGTCCGAAGGAATGGATCAATAAAGTGAGTATCCTGCAAAGTCAATTATTGCTACAGGATCTGACCAAAAGTATTTCTGAAATTGCTTTTGAGCTCAATTTTGGCGATCCCAGCTATTTTGGGCGCCTCTTTAAAAAGATAGTCGGAATCACTCCTTCCGAATACCGGATTGCATTTATGCAGGATTTGTCCGGGTAAAGGACGGTTTTGTTTTAAAGCAGCCTTTGTTTTCAGTCCATCTTTGTATCATCAAATTCAAAGAAAATGAAAACATCAATTCCCATTAGAAATTTCAAAAAAAAAGCGCTCCCCTCCCAGCGTACCTATGGATACCTGAAGGTATTCCTGTATTATCGTATAAATAGAAAAAATTTATCTTTTCTATTTATCCTCCTCTCCGCTTTCCTATTTTCCAATAAAGGTCACAGTCAGATTATTCAGGACATTGGCGGTATCGCGGTCACCGTTCATGCCAAGAGTGATTTCAAAGATTTACCATCAGAAAGTTCACTGAAAGGGAACAAGTTCCAATTGAATACTTACGATGCCTGGTTACCTGTTCCTACTTTCAACATCGGCAAAACCAGTGTTTTCAGCAACCTTAACTATAGAATGATGGATTTTAAATACGACAATGAAACGGTTGCCGATTTAAATCGCATTGACCGAATTCATGAAATAAAATCGGTCATTATTATCAGACATCCGATTTCAAGTAAATGGTCTATTCTTGGAATAGCTATGCCAACCCTGGCTGCCGATTTTAAAAAGAAAGTTTCTTTTGACGACCTGATTCTGGATGGAATATTAGGGGTATCCAAAACATTTGGTGCAGAATCAAACCTTGAAATTGGACTTGGCGTGCATGCCATGTATTCCTTCGGAGAAACCTTAATCACCCCTGGAATATCAATTGATTACAAAAGTACGAACCGTAAATGGCTGGCGCAATTCTATTGGCCGAGGTTAAATGTACTCTATAGCCTGACTGAAAATACCCAGATAGGTCTTGCCGGTTCAATAGACTGGACCCGGTTTAACCTGAAAAACTATAAAGGTTATAATGGAAAGGAAGTCGATTACGCACAGTTTTCTACCATCCATGGCGGCCTTCATCTGCACCAGCGACTGGTTGGTGGCATCTGGCTTCAGGTACAGGGAGGAATGGGGCTTTTGAACCGTTATGAAGTGTTCGATGCCAAACAAAAAACAGTGAATGACTTCTCCATCTCTAACATGGCTTACGGAAAAGCAGCATTAAGCTATCGTATTGGCAGAAAACTAATAAACCATAAGAAATAATGAAAACAACCATTCTGATCATGCTTGCCATTTTTGCATCCGCATTTGCAAAGGCACAACAAGTAAAAATGAACATCAACGTCAGTAATATTGAACCAGGTAAAGGAACTGTGGTGTTAAATGTTTACGATAAAAAAGAAGATTTTTTGAAAAAAGTCTTCCTCAGCAAAACGCTTAAGGCGAATGCTTCGACCTTGACGTTTACCCTTGATTTACCGAAAAAAGGAACTTATGCGGTCACCATTTTTCAGGATTTAGATGACAATAAAAAACTAAAACAGGATTGGTTCGGCATCCCTCAGGAACCTGTTGGTTATGGCAACAACTTCAAACCTTCGGCAAAGCCGAGGTTCAATGACTGCTCGATAACGCTGAACAATGATCCGGTTACTCAAGCCATAAAACTCTTTTAGACCGATGAATCATAGAAATTACCCGGGCGGGAATTTTACCCTGCGCTCCCTGCTCTTTGCAATTGTCCCCTCTTATGTATTTCCTGCGCTAATGTCTGGTATCTCCGGAATTATTCTTCAGAAAAGCGACCTGATTCAGGCTAGCTATACGACGATAGGTATATCTTCCTTATTGTCGACACTCTTAAGCTTTCTGATCCTTTGGCAATTGGAGCTGAAACAGATTTTAGTAGCGCAAAAATTGCTTAGATCCCTGGTTATTATATTGCTCATGATGAGCCTGGGCGTACTGATCACCTGGACACTCCAACTTCAATCAGAATACTTTAACATTACTTTTTCCGCATTTTTAGGTGCCACCATATTAACGATCCGTCAACCGATAAAGATTTATAGAAATGAAAGAAATTAAGCCTACAATCGTTGTCTTTGGATGCACGGGCACTGTTGGGAAAGAGGTCATGCGCCAGCTAAATGGCATTGATTGTCTTGCGAGAGGAGTTCTTCGAAACCCGGAACGGCCCTATCCGGTATTGAAAAACGGCCTTCCATCAAACATCACCTATGTAAGCGCCGATCTAAACTCAAGCGGGCAATTGAAACAAGCTTGTCTGGGCGCAGATGCCTTGTTTCTTTTAACGGCAACTTCTCCGGATCAGGTGGCGCATGAAATGAACATCATTGATGCCGCCAAACAAAGCGGTATAAAACGGATCGTTAAGCTGTCTGCACCAATCGTTCAATTGCCGGCAAAAGTGGAGGTCAGCCAATGGCATGGTAAAATAGACGATTACCTTTCCCAAAACATCGGGGATTTTTGCTGCCTGAGACCTCATTCCTTTATGCAAAATTGGGAACGAAATGTATTCACCATCCAATATTTCGGCAAGATTTTCGGAGCTTTAGGAAATGCAGCAAGAAATTATGTGGATTGTCGTGATGTAGCCACCGTAGCCGTGAACAATTTATTATCGACCACCCCATTAAAGGAAAAATCCATTGTTCTTGCTGGTCCACAAGCGATTACTAATATAGAAATGGCCGCAAAACTATCCCGCATAACGGGTAGTAAAATCGACTATGTAGACATCACACCGGAAGCCTTATTTAATCAGTTAACCAGGAAAGCAAAATTACCTGAATGGTTAGCCAACCACATAGTGGAACTTGATGATCTGGCCATCAAAGTTCCGGAACCGGAATCTGATACGATTACAGACTTAATTTTAAGAAAGCCACGTATCATGGAGGAATACTTACAGGAATGCCGACACCATTTTAAAAGAAAACCACTCTGGAAACTCTTGTTATAAATCCTCCCCTGAACAACGGGTGAATCAGATGTAAAAAAAGGAGCTGAATATCTAATAATCAGCTCCTTTCCTTTTTTCAGTATATACATTAGCTGAGTTTCGGCAATACGTATCCATTGTGATACTCTTTTTCCAGATATAATTTATTAACCTTCTTATCGCTAAACTGACCTGCATTGGCATCCCATATGAGTTTCTGACCACTGCGATAAGATATGTTACCCATCTGTGCAACTGAAGCCACATGAGCACCGGCCTGTATGCTACAGTTAAGATCTTCCATTTTACGGCTTTTGATAACCGCAACAAAATTCTCCATGTGCTTCTGTAAGCCATTATCGCTGGCCTTTTCAAAAGGTTTCAACACCTTGTTTGTACTTTTCTTTTCTTCGATCACTTCCCATCCACCACGATTCAGAATTAATGTCCCGTTGTTTCCGATGTAAGCGATCCCATGATCCCGGTTATAAGATCCATTGTCTAT comes from the Pedobacter sp. FW305-3-2-15-E-R2A2 genome and includes:
- a CDS encoding NAD(P)H-binding protein, with product MKEIKPTIVVFGCTGTVGKEVMRQLNGIDCLARGVLRNPERPYPVLKNGLPSNITYVSADLNSSGQLKQACLGADALFLLTATSPDQVAHEMNIIDAAKQSGIKRIVKLSAPIVQLPAKVEVSQWHGKIDDYLSQNIGDFCCLRPHSFMQNWERNVFTIQYFGKIFGALGNAARNYVDCRDVATVAVNNLLSTTPLKEKSIVLAGPQAITNIEMAAKLSRITGSKIDYVDITPEALFNQLTRKAKLPEWLANHIVELDDLAIKVPEPESDTITDLILRKPRIMEEYLQECRHHFKRKPLWKLLL
- a CDS encoding MazG-like protein, which gives rise to MSELNFNEVIARSQKIRELYRKLELQYHGSEWTIEEDALAFLTDAGLVGRLTMSQQGRWPKGPDTDAELSHKLGECIWWLTILADRMGMDINTALDGFLSKTEKLLEK
- a CDS encoding DUF2141 domain-containing protein, with amino-acid sequence MKTTILIMLAIFASAFAKAQQVKMNINVSNIEPGKGTVVLNVYDKKEDFLKKVFLSKTLKANASTLTFTLDLPKKGTYAVTIFQDLDDNKKLKQDWFGIPQEPVGYGNNFKPSAKPRFNDCSITLNNDPVTQAIKLF
- a CDS encoding DUF6268 family outer membrane beta-barrel protein, with the protein product MKTSIPIRNFKKKALPSQRTYGYLKVFLYYRINRKNLSFLFILLSAFLFSNKGHSQIIQDIGGIAVTVHAKSDFKDLPSESSLKGNKFQLNTYDAWLPVPTFNIGKTSVFSNLNYRMMDFKYDNETVADLNRIDRIHEIKSVIIIRHPISSKWSILGIAMPTLAADFKKKVSFDDLILDGILGVSKTFGAESNLEIGLGVHAMYSFGETLITPGISIDYKSTNRKWLAQFYWPRLNVLYSLTENTQIGLAGSIDWTRFNLKNYKGYNGKEVDYAQFSTIHGGLHLHQRLVGGIWLQVQGGMGLLNRYEVFDAKQKTVNDFSISNMAYGKAALSYRIGRKLINHKK
- a CDS encoding glycoside hydrolase domain-containing protein, yielding MMMASALNSSSVGIYTNIEEKLRVLFRGDHSTKFTIEARQASKENKYIQSAKLSGKPIADFRILQREVLKGGILELGNQPNKEWGVQPNAYRSQ
- a CDS encoding FAD-binding dehydrogenase; the encoded protein is MPTEEEFKADAIIIGSGLAGLVAAMEITNAGKKVLLLDQETEQNLGGQAFWSFGGLFLINSPQQRRMGIKDSYELALQDWMGTAAFDREEDYWPRQWAEAYLKFAAGEKYEYISKMDIKLMFMVGWAERGDGAASGHGNSVPRFHVSWGTGTGVIKPFVEKAYEARGKGLLQMKFRHRVTALISVEGTIVGTQGDVLEDDDQERGFATNRNVVSQFEYKADHIVIATGGIGANHELVRQNWPERLGKAPENMVCGVPAYVDGKMIGIAENAGARIINRDRMWHYTEGLQNWNPIWPNHGIRILPGPSSIWLDAKGNRLPAPFLPGFDTLGTLKHIQETGYAYSWFILTQKIIKKEFALSGSEQNPDITNKDYLLFLKRIFGKKAPAPVEAFKENGKDFIVSNDLKDLVKKMNELSGDSLLDEQKIRSLLEARDRELDNKFSKDTQINYIRSTRKYLGDKLGRVAKPHKILAAENGPLIAVRLNILTRKTLGGIETNLNGQVLKTDSRVLEGLYAAGEVAGFGGGGMHGYRALEGTFLGGCIFSGMKIGKYIADR
- a CDS encoding helix-turn-helix domain-containing protein, whose amino-acid sequence is MSTEFVILKTPIQIHDIGKTSGFIKVPSPLHRPDFNFIVHITSGRAKQQVDADVLSIKENEVLFIRQGNVTALKEVSEDATGHIILFEDQTLNQLLSKQELIKLFSANTVIHLSKESSVWLTPLFELLSIELYSPAPNLGICYSLLQAGLQKILTSNAALNKGVNRNSEITFNFKELVYKHHVTHKTVLFYADELAVSENYLHRCVKETTGTSPKEWINKVSILQSQLLLQDLTKSISEIAFELNFGDPSYFGRLFKKIVGITPSEYRIAFMQDLSG
- a CDS encoding helix-turn-helix transcriptional regulator, with the translated sequence MMTSAKGNTPPVIFQSISALLKALGLDKPMHPLIALVDYKDIKVDTSELGRGYMLNFYKISFKAHFAGQIRYGQGHYDFEEGGLSFTAPNQLIAAAAEEKDYSGYTLLFHPDFIRNYPLGKQMTKYGFFAYSVAEALYLSDKEKKIIFSVFDNIGMELDTNIDHFSQDVLISQIEVLLNYSNRFYGRQFITRKVVHNDLIVEMEAYLSGVFKSDKALVTGLPTVLEIANHLKVSPRYLNDMLRSLTGQTTQQHVHNKLIEKAKDILSTSNLSVAEIAYGLGFEHPQSFNRLFKAKVKISPLEFRQSFNS
- a CDS encoding SDR family oxidoreductase translates to MKTILITGASSGLGKATAKLFQAKGWHVIATMRSPEKETELSGLDNITLLEMDLTKPGQVENTVAMAIGSADIDVVLNNAGYGLAGPFEAYSAEQIGKQIDTNLTGVLRVAHPFVKYFRENQRKGLFITVTSAVAIAASPFASVYTATKYALEGWSESMNYDLSAFGIQFKTVAPGGIKTNFGSGALVLEQHPAYEPLWNKMMLGFQDGSLIHFSEPEEIAAVIYQAATDGKDQQKYAAGKDALALSAKRKELGFEAHRKEITRYYQA